In Candidatus Rokuibacteriota bacterium, a single window of DNA contains:
- a CDS encoding FAD-dependent thymidylate synthase, with the protein MAFRAEALRTSRRRSSSSRGSSEEPQATTLTRRGPSGWQRGEARKVEHASGTGAVGVKRAEELYERVFNEYGDDSVAQLGGVHLACEGASNILTKVLEWGRLMAYLEQSTRYVPYTDRPGGRWKYHVPAELDGSPLRTRYVEVLDRAFETYAGLIERLREHYSRKYAKSPGESDTVYRLTIRAKALDTLRGLLPAATRSNVGIYGTGQAYEALLLRMRAHPLSEVRHYADRMLAELRKVIPAFLTRVDRPDRGGVWSQYLAETRQATEAVATKLLASVEPEPRPEVVLTDYDPEGEVKVVAAALYAASDLPDDQLLTLARRMTHDERAAVLRAYVGQRANRRHKPGRAFERTAYRFDILTDYGAFRDLQRHRLLTLEWQALTPRHGYTTPEAIEEAGALDDWRRVMEESADLHDALEADGLALIAPYAVAMAYRIRFYVELNAREAMHLIELRTAPQGHPAYRRVCQAMHRLIGEQAGHRAIAEAMSYADHSAVELERLEAERAAERRRQRTKPRTDGAG; encoded by the coding sequence ATGGCCTTTCGAGCCGAGGCGCTTCGGACGAGCCGCAGGCGCAGCAGTTCGAGCCGAGGGAGTTCGGAGGAGCCGCAGGCGACGACACTCACGAGGCGAGGCCCGAGTGGATGGCAGAGAGGCGAGGCCCGAAAGGTCGAGCACGCGTCCGGTACGGGCGCCGTCGGCGTCAAGCGCGCCGAGGAGCTGTACGAGCGCGTCTTCAACGAGTACGGCGACGACTCGGTGGCCCAGCTCGGCGGCGTCCACCTGGCCTGCGAGGGCGCGTCTAACATCCTGACCAAGGTGCTCGAGTGGGGACGCCTGATGGCCTACCTCGAGCAGTCGACCCGCTACGTGCCTTACACCGACCGCCCTGGCGGGCGGTGGAAGTACCACGTCCCGGCCGAGCTGGACGGCTCGCCGCTCCGGACCCGCTACGTCGAGGTCCTTGACCGCGCCTTCGAGACCTACGCCGGCCTCATCGAGCGGCTGCGAGAGCATTACAGCCGGAAGTACGCCAAGTCCCCGGGCGAATCGGACACCGTTTACCGGCTGACCATCCGGGCCAAGGCGCTGGACACCCTCCGGGGGCTCCTGCCGGCTGCCACGCGGTCGAACGTCGGGATCTACGGGACCGGGCAGGCCTACGAGGCGCTCCTCCTCAGGATGCGCGCCCACCCGCTTTCCGAGGTGCGACACTACGCCGATCGCATGCTGGCCGAGCTGCGCAAGGTGATCCCGGCGTTTCTCACGCGCGTCGACCGGCCCGATCGGGGCGGGGTCTGGAGCCAGTACCTGGCCGAGACGCGGCAGGCGACGGAGGCAGTGGCGACCAAGCTCCTGGCCAGTGTCGAGCCCGAACCCCGTCCCGAGGTCGTGCTCACCGACTACGACCCCGAGGGCGAGGTCAAGGTCGTCGCAGCCGCGCTCTACGCGGCCTCCGATCTTCCCGACGACCAGCTCCTCACCCTCGCCCGGCGGATGACCCACGACGAGCGCGCCGCGGTGCTCCGGGCCTACGTCGGCCAGCGCGCGAACCGGCGCCACAAGCCCGGGCGCGCGTTCGAGCGGACCGCCTACCGCTTCGACATCCTCACCGACTACGGCGCCTTCCGCGACCTCCAGCGCCACCGGCTGCTGACACTCGAGTGGCAGGCGCTGACGCCGCGCCACGGCTACACCACTCCAGAGGCGATCGAGGAGGCCGGGGCCCTCGACGACTGGCGACGCGTCATGGAGGAGTCCGCCGATCTTCACGACGCGCTCGAGGCCGACGGGCTCGCGCTCATCGCGCCCTACGCCGTGGCCATGGCCTACCGGATCCGCTTCTACGTGGAGCTGAATGCGCGCGAGGCGATGCACCTGATCGAGCTCAGGACCGCGCCCCAGGGGCACCCCGCCTACCGCCGGGTCTGCCAGGCGATGCACCGGCTGATCGGCGAACAGGCGGGCCACCGGGCGATCGCGGAGGCGATGAGCTACGCCGACCACTCGGCGGTGGAGCTGGAACGCCTCGAGGCCGAACGCGCAGCCGAGCGTCGGCGCCAGCGCACCAAACCGCGGACAGACGGAGCAGGCTGA
- a CDS encoding DinB family protein, with amino-acid sequence MRAEQIKAREYLHQKGTLLAPGEIHERVRAAFVATQEFLDSVSEAEAGKRPAPGEWCIQEVVDHLVETHRPSVEELRCLLRGERPAGGPIPASLQSGAPLARPWPALVAELKRLHAEILEILGAVPDGFVSDARAPLVMVVNAKNPDGSEAPLQWIEDLDWKAYAVIFRLHEIDHLTQAKRALRAARPEV; translated from the coding sequence ATGCGGGCTGAACAGATCAAAGCGCGCGAGTACCTCCACCAGAAGGGGACGCTCCTGGCGCCGGGGGAGATCCACGAACGGGTGCGGGCGGCGTTCGTGGCGACTCAGGAGTTTCTGGACAGTGTCTCAGAGGCCGAGGCCGGGAAGCGGCCAGCACCCGGTGAATGGTGCATTCAGGAGGTCGTGGACCACCTCGTGGAGACCCACCGGCCGAGCGTCGAGGAGCTTCGCTGCCTGTTGCGTGGCGAGCGGCCGGCCGGGGGGCCGATCCCCGCGAGCCTACAATCCGGGGCACCGCTGGCGCGGCCGTGGCCGGCGCTGGTGGCGGAGCTCAAGCGGTTGCACGCGGAGATCCTCGAGATCCTCGGCGCCGTCCCGGACGGGTTCGTCTCCGACGCCCGCGCGCCCCTGGTTATGGTCGTCAACGCCAAAAATCCGGACGGCAGCGAAGCCCCGCTCCAGTGGATCGAAGACCTCGACTGGAAGGCCTACGCGGTGATCTTCAGGCTCCACGAGATCGACCACCTCACCCAGGCCAAGCGCGCGCTGAGAGCGGCGCGGCCAGAGGTGTAA
- a CDS encoding M20 family metallopeptidase, with translation MTLDQLKAKVAEAVDSLANELEALSHRIHANPELAFKEEKAHAWLTEFLEAKGCEVARGIGGLPTAFSATIAGNASGPTIAIMAEYDALPKIGHACGHNVIAAAGTGAGAALALALSRLPFAGRVQVIGTPAEEGGAGKVRLMEAGVFTGVDAAMMIHPRCGTRIWRPSLGIIKVKAEFFGKAAHASSWPWRGINALNAVIQLFVGLDAMRQQLRPDARVHGIITHGGDQPNIIPEYTAAEFYLRSLSKAYLPELLRRFEACAQAAATATGASVKVTPDTIIHDPLKPNFTMGELFRKNLERVGVAEDPEDPEAGSGSTDCGNVSQAIPTIHPYIRISPDGVPGHSREFAEWARSPMAGAGLVAAAKALAMTALDLLASPEALRKAKEEFAGT, from the coding sequence ATGACACTGGACCAGTTGAAAGCCAAAGTCGCCGAAGCCGTCGATAGCCTCGCCAATGAGCTCGAGGCGCTGAGCCACCGGATCCACGCGAACCCCGAGCTGGCCTTCAAAGAGGAGAAGGCGCACGCCTGGCTGACCGAGTTCCTCGAAGCCAAGGGCTGTGAGGTAGCGCGCGGGATCGGCGGCCTCCCCACCGCGTTCAGCGCCACGATCGCCGGCAATGCCTCGGGCCCGACGATCGCCATCATGGCGGAGTACGACGCGCTGCCGAAGATCGGCCACGCCTGCGGCCACAACGTGATCGCGGCGGCAGGGACCGGGGCGGGGGCGGCCCTGGCGTTGGCGCTCTCTCGGCTGCCGTTCGCGGGCCGGGTTCAGGTGATCGGGACGCCGGCCGAAGAAGGGGGCGCGGGGAAGGTCAGGCTCATGGAGGCGGGCGTTTTTACGGGCGTCGATGCGGCGATGATGATCCACCCGCGGTGCGGGACCCGCATCTGGCGGCCGAGCCTCGGGATCATCAAGGTGAAGGCCGAGTTCTTTGGCAAGGCCGCCCACGCGTCCTCGTGGCCCTGGCGGGGGATCAACGCCCTCAACGCGGTCATCCAGCTCTTCGTCGGCCTGGATGCGATGCGCCAGCAGCTGCGCCCCGACGCGCGCGTCCACGGGATCATCACCCATGGCGGCGACCAGCCGAACATCATCCCCGAATACACCGCCGCCGAGTTTTACCTGCGCTCGCTGAGCAAGGCGTATCTTCCCGAGCTACTCCGCCGGTTCGAGGCCTGCGCCCAGGCCGCGGCCACCGCGACGGGGGCGTCGGTGAAGGTGACGCCGGATACGATCATCCACGACCCGCTCAAGCCCAATTTCACGATGGGGGAGCTGTTCCGGAAGAACCTCGAGCGGGTCGGCGTTGCGGAAGATCCCGAGGATCCGGAGGCCGGCTCTGGGTCCACCGACTGCGGCAACGTGAGCCAGGCGATCCCGACCATCCACCCGTACATCCGGATCTCGCCGGACGGCGTGCCCGGGCACTCGCGCGAGTTCGCCGAGTGGGCGCGCTCGCCGATGGCAGGGGCCGGGCTGGTGGCGGCGGCCAAAGCGCTGGCGATGACGGCCCTGGATCTGCTCGCCTCGCCGGAGGCGTTGAGGAAGGCGAAGGAGGAATTCGCCGGGACGTAA
- a CDS encoding YdcF family protein, with product MGPLDNATHEPSARRSPLRRVGFGLLAVLLLAAATFAYTPVPNWLARLLVVEAPLESAQAIVVLGGGTAPDNSAGDSSLRRVVHALRLYRRGLAPLVVLSGGDASRKGRLGEAQAMAAVAVELGFPADVLVLETESMRTAEHAAYLAELLRRRGIRRILLVTTPVHSRRSVLVFQRRGFEVLPAPTDGGQHLAESALGRLFLTHQVAYEAAALAFYRLKGWI from the coding sequence TTGGGACCGCTCGACAACGCTACCCATGAGCCGTCAGCGCGGCGGTCGCCGCTCCGCCGCGTGGGGTTCGGGCTCCTGGCCGTCCTTCTCCTCGCAGCTGCCACCTTCGCATATACGCCCGTCCCGAACTGGCTCGCCCGCCTGCTCGTTGTGGAAGCACCGCTCGAATCTGCCCAGGCCATCGTGGTGCTAGGGGGCGGAACGGCCCCAGACAACTCGGCCGGCGATTCGTCCCTGCGGCGCGTGGTCCACGCGCTCCGCCTCTACCGGCGGGGCCTGGCTCCGCTCGTCGTGCTGAGCGGGGGCGACGCGTCGCGCAAGGGGAGGCTCGGCGAGGCCCAGGCGATGGCGGCGGTCGCCGTCGAGCTTGGATTCCCCGCCGACGTCCTCGTGCTCGAGACCGAGAGCATGCGGACGGCTGAGCACGCCGCGTACCTGGCAGAGCTGCTCCGCCGCCGTGGGATCCGTCGCATTCTGCTCGTGACGACGCCCGTGCACTCGCGGCGGTCGGTTCTCGTCTTCCAGCGTCGCGGGTTCGAGGTCCTGCCGGCTCCTACTGACGGAGGGCAGCACCTGGCGGAGAGCGCGTTGGGTCGCCTGTTCCTGACCCACCAGGTCGCCTACGAAGCTGCCGCCCTCGCCTTCTACCGGCTCAAGGGTTGGATCTGA
- a CDS encoding thiamine pyrophosphate-requiring protein, which translates to MQGKTVIANILKIEGVESLVCFPANPLIDAAAAAGIRPILARTERVVVNIADGVSRVSGGRRIGVCVVQHGPGAENAFGGVAQAYSDASPVLLLPGAFDRRRSGVPPNFQAIYNYRDVTKWVEVVNFADRLPQMLRRAFTLLRSGRPGPVMLEVPTDVLGEEIADETFRYAPVKVSRPIGDPPDVREAMKALLGAKAPVIVAGQGVFYADACAELKEFAELVQVPVLTTLNGKSAFPEDHPLGLGAGGRSAPKTVDHFLRKADLVFGVGTSFTRSAYIFPIPPGKTMVQITIDEQDINKDYPIAHGVVGDAKAVLRQLIEEATRQAGPGGRKGDPSVTREVRAVREEFMKEWMPRLTSDETPISPYRAIWDLMHTVDRRRAIVTHDAGNPRDQMVPFYEALVPHGYIGWGKSTQLGTGLGLAMGAKLAAPDRLAINVMGDAAFGMVGMDFETAVRSRIPILTIVLNNGLMGGYEKHLPVSTARWGLRFLSGDYSKVAEGLGGYTERVEKPQDFVPALRRAIEEVEGGRAALLEVMTREEPVYPTYS; encoded by the coding sequence ATGCAAGGGAAGACCGTCATCGCGAACATCCTGAAGATCGAGGGGGTGGAGTCCCTCGTCTGCTTCCCGGCGAACCCGCTGATCGACGCTGCCGCGGCCGCCGGCATCCGGCCAATCCTCGCGCGGACCGAGCGCGTGGTGGTCAACATCGCCGACGGCGTGAGCCGCGTTTCCGGCGGCCGCCGCATCGGCGTCTGCGTCGTGCAGCACGGCCCCGGCGCCGAGAACGCCTTCGGGGGGGTGGCGCAGGCCTACTCCGACGCCAGCCCCGTCCTGCTCCTCCCAGGAGCCTTCGACCGACGGCGGTCGGGCGTCCCCCCCAACTTTCAGGCCATCTACAACTACCGCGACGTGACCAAGTGGGTCGAGGTCGTCAACTTCGCCGACCGGCTCCCGCAGATGCTCCGGCGGGCCTTCACGCTCCTGCGCTCCGGACGCCCCGGGCCCGTGATGCTGGAGGTGCCGACGGACGTGCTGGGCGAGGAGATCGCCGACGAGACCTTCCGCTACGCGCCCGTGAAGGTCTCGCGCCCGATAGGCGATCCGCCGGACGTGCGGGAGGCGATGAAGGCGCTGCTGGGCGCCAAGGCGCCGGTGATCGTGGCGGGCCAGGGGGTCTTCTACGCCGACGCGTGCGCGGAGCTCAAAGAGTTCGCCGAGCTGGTTCAGGTCCCGGTCCTCACGACCCTCAACGGCAAGAGCGCCTTTCCGGAGGATCACCCGCTCGGGCTCGGCGCCGGCGGCCGCTCCGCGCCGAAGACGGTGGACCACTTCCTCCGGAAGGCGGACCTGGTGTTCGGCGTCGGCACCAGCTTCACCCGCTCGGCCTACATCTTCCCGATCCCACCCGGCAAGACGATGGTCCAGATCACGATTGACGAGCAGGATATCAACAAGGACTACCCGATCGCCCACGGGGTCGTCGGCGACGCGAAAGCGGTGCTGCGCCAGCTCATCGAGGAGGCGACCCGGCAGGCGGGCCCGGGTGGCCGCAAGGGCGACCCGAGCGTCACCCGGGAGGTCAGGGCCGTCAGGGAGGAGTTCATGAAGGAGTGGATGCCGCGGCTGACCTCTGACGAAACGCCGATCAGTCCATACCGGGCGATCTGGGATCTGATGCACACCGTGGACCGCCGGCGGGCGATCGTCACCCACGACGCGGGCAACCCGCGCGACCAGATGGTGCCCTTCTACGAGGCCCTCGTCCCCCACGGCTACATCGGCTGGGGAAAGTCCACGCAGCTCGGCACCGGGCTCGGCCTCGCCATGGGGGCCAAGCTCGCCGCCCCGGACAGGCTGGCGATCAACGTGATGGGCGATGCGGCGTTCGGGATGGTGGGGATGGACTTCGAGACGGCGGTCCGCTCGCGCATTCCTATTCTCACGATCGTGCTGAACAACGGCCTGATGGGCGGCTACGAAAAGCACCTGCCCGTGTCCACCGCGCGCTGGGGCCTGCGCTTCCTCTCCGGCGACTACTCCAAGGTGGCCGAGGGCCTGGGGGGGTACACCGAGCGCGTGGAGAAGCCGCAGGACTTCGTGCCCGCGCTGCGGCGGGCCATCGAGGAAGTCGAGGGCGGACGCGCCGCGCTCCTCGAAGTCATGACGCGGGAGGAGCCTGTCTACCCGACCTACTCGTAG
- the glgB gene encoding 1,4-alpha-glucan branching protein GlgB — translation MSLSPGDIKAIVTGDHGDPFAVLGPHRVATRTGAGIAVRAFLPAARTVRVVPLDAGSTRREMKRLHPDGLFEALFPERRAPFPYRLAVVHGEGELAEIDDPYRFPPTLSDYDLHLLGEGTHYRAHEKLGAHPRVLEEVPGISFAVWAPNARRVSLVGDFNEWDGRRHPMRRHPMRLHPGVGIWEIFIPGLTEGARYKFEIISRSGEILALKADPYAFAFELETPRTASVVCALDGYEWGDGAWMAGRARRNAHDSPIAIYEVHPGSWMRLPEEGNRFLTYRELAPKLAAYVQAMGYTHVELLPVAEHPFYGSWGYQTLGYFAPTRRYGTPKDFMYFVDTLHQHGIGVILDWVPGHFPRDPHGLVYFDGTHLYEHADDRQGTHPEWGTLIFNYGRNEVANFLIGNALFWLERYHVDGLRVDAVASMLYLDYGRNPGEWVPNRFGGKENLEAIAFLRRFNEVAYGAHPGIMTIAEESTAWPLVSRPTYLGGLGFGFKWNMGWMHDLLDYMSRDPVHRKYHHNQLTFGLLYAWTENFILPLSHDEVVYGKGSLHAKMPGDDWQKFANLRSFYALMYGHPGKKLLFMGGELGQTREWDHEQSLDWHLLGMGPYHAGLVRLVQDLNRLYRSEPALYEADSDPAGFQWIDCSDWEQSIVGFLRRARDPADFVLIVSNFTPVPRHGYRVGAPVGGEYRELVNTDAPLYGGSGVGNPSRVRAEPRPWHGQAFSLVLTLPPLATLILKPSPD, via the coding sequence ATGAGCCTGTCCCCGGGCGACATCAAGGCCATCGTGACGGGGGACCACGGCGATCCCTTCGCCGTCCTCGGACCCCATCGCGTCGCCACCCGCACAGGCGCCGGCATCGCCGTGCGTGCCTTCCTGCCGGCGGCGAGGACGGTCCGGGTCGTCCCGCTGGATGCCGGCTCCACCCGCCGCGAAATGAAACGGCTCCACCCGGACGGCCTGTTCGAGGCGCTGTTCCCCGAACGACGCGCGCCGTTTCCGTACCGGCTGGCGGTCGTCCACGGCGAGGGCGAGCTGGCGGAGATCGACGATCCCTACCGCTTCCCGCCGACGCTGAGCGACTATGACCTGCACCTCCTGGGTGAAGGGACCCACTACAGGGCTCACGAGAAGCTCGGGGCCCATCCCCGGGTGCTCGAGGAAGTCCCGGGCATCAGCTTCGCGGTGTGGGCCCCCAACGCGCGGCGGGTCAGCCTGGTCGGCGACTTCAACGAGTGGGACGGGCGCCGCCATCCCATGCGCCGCCATCCCATGCGCCTCCATCCCGGCGTCGGCATCTGGGAGATCTTCATCCCGGGCCTGACCGAAGGGGCCCGGTACAAGTTCGAGATCATCTCGCGCTCGGGCGAGATCCTCGCCCTCAAGGCGGACCCCTACGCCTTCGCCTTTGAGCTCGAGACGCCGCGCACGGCTTCGGTCGTCTGCGCGCTCGACGGCTACGAATGGGGCGACGGCGCGTGGATGGCCGGGCGCGCACGCCGGAACGCCCACGACAGCCCCATCGCGATCTACGAGGTGCACCCGGGCTCGTGGATGCGGCTGCCCGAGGAAGGGAACCGCTTCCTCACCTACCGGGAGCTGGCGCCGAAGCTGGCCGCCTACGTCCAGGCGATGGGCTACACCCACGTCGAGCTCCTCCCCGTGGCGGAGCACCCGTTCTACGGCTCGTGGGGCTATCAGACCCTCGGCTACTTCGCGCCGACCCGTCGCTACGGCACTCCGAAGGACTTCATGTACTTCGTGGACACCCTCCACCAGCACGGCATCGGAGTCATCCTGGACTGGGTCCCGGGGCACTTCCCGCGCGACCCCCACGGGCTCGTCTATTTCGACGGCACGCACCTCTACGAGCACGCCGACGACCGCCAGGGCACGCACCCCGAGTGGGGAACCCTCATCTTCAACTACGGCCGCAACGAGGTCGCCAATTTCCTGATCGGAAACGCGCTCTTCTGGCTGGAGCGCTACCACGTGGACGGGCTCAGGGTGGACGCGGTCGCCTCGATGCTCTACCTCGACTACGGGCGCAACCCCGGCGAGTGGGTCCCGAACCGGTTCGGCGGCAAGGAGAATCTCGAAGCGATCGCCTTCCTCCGCCGCTTCAACGAGGTCGCCTACGGCGCGCATCCCGGCATCATGACCATCGCGGAAGAGTCCACAGCCTGGCCCCTCGTCTCGCGTCCCACCTACCTCGGCGGGCTGGGCTTCGGCTTCAAGTGGAACATGGGGTGGATGCACGACCTCCTCGATTACATGAGCCGGGACCCGGTCCACCGGAAGTATCACCACAACCAGCTCACGTTCGGGCTCCTCTACGCGTGGACCGAGAACTTCATCCTGCCGCTCTCCCACGACGAGGTGGTCTACGGTAAGGGGTCGCTCCACGCGAAGATGCCGGGGGACGACTGGCAGAAGTTCGCCAACCTCCGATCGTTCTACGCCCTCATGTACGGCCACCCGGGAAAGAAGCTCCTGTTCATGGGCGGGGAGCTCGGGCAGACCCGCGAATGGGACCACGAGCAGAGCCTCGACTGGCACCTGCTCGGGATGGGCCCATACCACGCGGGCCTCGTGAGGCTGGTGCAGGATCTCAACCGGCTCTACCGGAGCGAACCGGCTCTCTACGAGGCCGACTCCGATCCCGCCGGCTTCCAGTGGATCGACTGCAGCGACTGGGAGCAGAGCATCGTCGGCTTCCTGCGCCGGGCGAGGGACCCCGCCGACTTCGTGCTCATCGTCTCGAACTTCACGCCGGTTCCGCGGCACGGCTACCGCGTCGGCGCCCCGGTGGGCGGAGAGTACCGCGAGCTGGTGAACACGGACGCGCCGCTCTACGGGGGAAGTGGGGTCGGCAACCCGAGCCGGGTCAGGGCCGAGCCCCGCCCGTGGCACGGCCAGGCGTTCTCGCTGGTCCTGACCCTGCCACCCCTGGCGACCCTGATCCTCAAGCCTTCCCCCGACTGA
- a CDS encoding LLM class F420-dependent oxidoreductase has translation MKFGLFTGLTGISWPELVALWQHVEATGWDAAFVTDHFMPNLPDPVGDTLECWTSLSGLAMATRKMRIGTLVSGNTYRHPALLAKMATNVDIVSGGRFVCGIGAAWQENEHVRYGIPFHTVRERLARLDEACQVLLALWTQDRVTFRGKYYQLDGAPLFPKPVQKPHPELLVGGGGEHLTLKIVAAYADHWNVWGGPRTLARKGRVLEEHCTRLGRDPDTITRSANMALLLTDKREAIERLVAGFLKRFGWSEELVRDTVLAGSVAQVQETVGRLGEAGVGHLFIPTFLPAWSYEQLDRFITEVAPAFR, from the coding sequence ATGAAGTTCGGTCTCTTCACCGGTCTGACCGGTATCAGCTGGCCCGAGCTGGTCGCCCTCTGGCAGCACGTGGAGGCCACGGGCTGGGACGCGGCCTTCGTGACCGACCACTTCATGCCGAACCTTCCCGACCCGGTCGGCGACACCCTCGAGTGCTGGACCAGCCTGTCGGGTCTCGCGATGGCGACGCGGAAGATGCGGATCGGGACGCTCGTGTCGGGGAACACCTACCGCCACCCGGCGCTCCTGGCCAAGATGGCCACCAACGTGGACATCGTGTCCGGCGGGCGCTTCGTCTGCGGGATCGGGGCCGCCTGGCAGGAGAACGAGCACGTCAGATACGGCATCCCGTTCCACACGGTGCGCGAGCGGCTGGCCCGCCTGGACGAGGCGTGTCAGGTGCTGCTCGCCCTCTGGACTCAGGACAGGGTCACGTTCAGGGGGAAGTACTATCAGCTCGACGGCGCCCCGCTCTTCCCGAAGCCCGTTCAGAAGCCCCACCCCGAGCTCCTGGTGGGCGGCGGCGGCGAACATCTGACGCTCAAGATCGTCGCGGCCTACGCGGACCACTGGAACGTCTGGGGCGGGCCGAGGACCCTCGCCCGGAAGGGCCGGGTGCTCGAGGAACACTGCACCCGGCTGGGGCGCGACCCCGACACGATCACGCGCTCGGCCAACATGGCGCTCCTCCTCACCGACAAGCGGGAGGCGATCGAGCGGCTGGTGGCCGGGTTCCTCAAGCGCTTCGGTTGGAGCGAGGAGCTGGTGCGGGACACGGTTCTGGCGGGGAGCGTAGCCCAGGTCCAGGAGACCGTCGGGCGGCTCGGCGAGGCGGGCGTGGGCCACCTCTTCATCCCCACCTTCCTCCCCGCGTGGAGCTACGAGCAACTCGACCGCTTCATCACCGAGGTCGCTCCCGCGTTTCGGTAG
- a CDS encoding DinB family protein, translating into MTREALLETLRATPHRVGELARSLSPDQIARRPRAGEWSMSEILNHLLVGERDVILPRLKLMLVREAPVFPSSASSRTGFAADPVARDFAVDLAAFRRVREETLALLGGLKDAGWQRVGTTPTRGTLTIETYARYLADHDTEHLAQLEATRTSLAP; encoded by the coding sequence ATGACGCGCGAGGCGCTTCTCGAAACCCTGCGCGCGACCCCGCACCGGGTCGGGGAGCTGGCGCGGAGTCTCTCCCCCGACCAGATCGCACGACGGCCTCGGGCGGGGGAGTGGTCCATGAGCGAGATCCTCAACCACCTCCTCGTCGGCGAGCGGGATGTCATCCTTCCCCGCTTGAAGCTGATGCTCGTGCGGGAGGCTCCTGTTTTCCCTTCTTCAGCCTCGAGCCGGACCGGGTTCGCGGCGGACCCGGTCGCTCGCGATTTCGCAGTGGACCTCGCCGCGTTTCGCCGGGTGAGGGAGGAGACCCTGGCGCTCCTCGGCGGCCTAAAGGATGCGGGCTGGCAGCGGGTCGGCACCACCCCGACACGCGGGACGCTCACCATCGAGACCTACGCCCGCTATCTGGCCGACCACGACACGGAACACCTCGCCCAGCTTGAGGCGACCCGAACCTCGCTGGCTCCGTGA
- a CDS encoding DUF4286 family protein, whose protein sequence is MAIALFAVKATITPDREKAFNEWYNHEHIPDLFKFKGIVSARRYKAIMGEDKFQYLALYEFESEETLQAFLKSEHFAWLKKETDAHFGDVCERQRAAYVQVWP, encoded by the coding sequence ATGGCCATCGCCCTGTTTGCCGTGAAGGCCACCATCACCCCGGACCGGGAGAAGGCCTTCAACGAGTGGTACAACCACGAGCACATCCCCGACCTCTTCAAGTTCAAGGGGATCGTGAGCGCGCGCCGCTACAAGGCCATCATGGGGGAGGACAAGTTCCAGTACCTGGCCCTCTACGAGTTCGAGAGCGAGGAGACGCTCCAGGCCTTCCTCAAGTCCGAGCACTTCGCGTGGCTGAAGAAGGAGACCGACGCCCACTTCGGCGACGTCTGCGAGCGGCAGCGCGCGGCCTACGTTCAAGTCTGGCCCTGA